The sequence below is a genomic window from Setaria italica strain Yugu1 chromosome IV, Setaria_italica_v2.0, whole genome shotgun sequence.
ggtggagtcacAGCAAGAGCGGTCGAGGTAGACGCGGAGCCCGGCGCAGGAAGGGACCCAggctggatgccctgagtaagctcctccatgacaagATCATCACGGACCTGCAGGATGGTGGGGAAGGGccgctgccgggtgatccaggtgcggaggtgggcgtagcgctcgttgaggccgcgaagaacgttgagaaccaagatccggtcctccacggcccagccaaggtccccgagggagtccgccatggtcttcatcttccggcagaactcgccaacggagaggtcgccctggacgaaggtgcggaagctcgcatcgagacgaagggcccgggcttcggcgttgcccaggaactggCCCTCGAGTgccagccaggcccggcgggcggtggtgttgggggtgccgcggacgagatcgtggaggtcgagggagatggtccccAGGATCCACGACATGACGATGCTGTCGAGGCGAACCCACGTAGCTGTCCGGGCCGTAGggaaggtgtcggtgaggacatggtcgtcgagggcgtagcggcggagaatgagcagcaccatgtcccgccagcgggcgtaggagggcgactcagggtcgaggacgacggggaccaagctcttgatgttctgaaCACCCCCGGCCTGGTAGTGTAGCTGCGCGACGAGTGGATCGGCCGGATCGGTCCAGGCCACCACAGGCGGACGGGGagcaccggagccggaggaggtggcagtGCTGTCGTGGGACATCGGGTGggcgaggagctgctccgcctcggcgatctgacgggccaagacgtcggccgcatcccgctcccgctcccaggcCAGGGCTGCCGCGCGCAGGCGAGCCTGTccctcggcagcagcagcccgggcagcgacgagggcCGCAGTGAGAGTTACCTCGGGAGTTCCTCCGGCGTGTAGGGGCAGAGGTggcagaggaggcggtgcgGGGAAAGGGAGGCGAGCATGCCCTCCCCCTTACGCCCGTGGGGACATCACCAGGGGCACTAGTAGGAGCATGCCCACCCGGCAGAAGAACACCCGCGTCctggtggagggcggcggcggcggcgggatccccgcccgcacgcctgccggcgcccgcgcggagagctgtggcggcggcggcggcggcggcgggatccacCTCGGCGGGatccccgcccgcccgcccgcccgcgcccgcacggcgagccgcagcggcggcgggatccgcgCCGTCCACagccccgtcggcggcggcggcggcgtggcccgcCTCGACGGCAGCCAGTGTCGCGGCCGCAGGAGGCCAGCCCGAGGAGGCGACCTGCGCCCacgagggaggaagagaggggaaggaggagaggggagggggaagggggtcgccggccatggcgccggccggcggcggcggccaggcacCAGGTAAACCCTAACCTAGGCTGATACCATATTAGAGTGTAAATCTTAtctattgggctaaccctagtgggtagctatatagcatacatgggccttattggaccataatacacacatacaCCAACAGCTATGGCCTATGGGTGCTggcttctactccctccgtttcagattactattcgttttagctttcttagatacatcacttttgctatgtatttagacatacaTATATAACTAGGTGCATGGCTTTCCtagatacatcacttttgctatgtatttagatataaatatataactaggtgcatataaaaaattatgtatctagaaaagccaaaacgaatagtaatttgggacggaggtagTAATAACTTAAGCTATTATTTCTAGCATGCCATGTGATTTTTTTACTAGAAAATTCAACCATGCAAACGTGGTTGAATTTACCGAATTTTCTGGttcaagcaagcaaagcaaacCAACATATCGACCAGCGATATATATTGGGCGGGCGCCCTTTTTTGGGAAGAAAGAGTATGAAAATATTGTTTCACTATAGTGGGAGcatggtatatatatatatatatatatatatatatatatatatatatatatatatatagagagagagagagagagagagagagagagagagagagagagagacgtgTTTGGAGCTTGCGAACCAGATGAAGTTTACGCTTTTGAATGGTTCATCGACGGTTCAAGCGGACCGAATGGAATAGGAATACAAAATACGGCCCACATATATAACGGGCCTATAGTGCCCTAGGCCCATTTGGATTGAAACGTCCGAATTTATATTATGGGCTCACAACGCCGTCCCATGCAAGGCCTAGTTCGGATTTGTCAGTTGTTGATCACATTTGtgcttatgtttttttttaaaaaaaaccgCGTTTGAGTTGATCAAATAAGCTTGAGTTCCATTTAAAAAAATCAGCTCCATCGATTTAATAGAATCCTAGtattcttttgaaaaaaaaacctcAGTTATTTCTAAACATAAATAGACGCTTCCAGTTGATCTAaaatggaaagaaagaaaaaactgaaaaaagTTGTGGAGGTTACAGGTTTACCCCTAGATGCCAGTGGGCATGAATGTACTACACTACAACGGTCTTCTGCCAAGCTTCTCCTCATATGAAGCCTACATTCGGATAACACTCATATTCGCTTAAGTCTTTTACAAGAGTAACAGCTGGAACCATGGCAATCAACGTTCCTACATGCATTTCCATACTCATTTACTCCCCATCTGTTGCGTTAGTGACTGGGATCATGTATACAACCTCAGATTTCTGTACCTGTTCATAGATTTTTACATAGGTATTCCACAATTCAAAGAGACAAAAGCTAGGACAGAATTGAGTATTCCTCCCAAATAATACAAATCAATCGATTGAAGCCACAATATCATAAAAAACAGGGTTCTCCCACGGAAAAAACACTTTCAAACAGAAGTGACTAAAGGGAGGACAGAGGACCAAATTTTAGATGAAAGATGGATAGCATCGACAAAATACAACATCTGGCCACAATACCAACAAAACAGAAAACAAAGGACTTATAAAATTTCAGCAAAATCATAGAATGATCGAATAAAGGAGAATACCCTACTTATAAATCGTTTATAACTAATCTGATTTCTTCTTATTCTACATTGGAAGTAAACCCACCACTCACAAACTGAGTGCCTGTATAACTGTGCAAATAAGCTTTAACAATTTTCATTGCCGAAAAACTCCCCTAAAATGTAGCAGCTGGGGCGGATGCAATTAGACCCATAAATGCACAAGACATTTTGAACCTTTGAGAAGTCAACAGATATAAGTACTTAAATAAGAAGAAACCTAGAAATGGCTGAAAACATCACTGTCATTATTTGAGGAAAAACAGCAGGATCACATACAGAAAATGAGCTATTTATCTTGTACTCACTAACTTTTTGCTACTTCCATAACTGAATGTCTGATTCAAATAAAACAATAGATCACAAGCATGTAGCTAGAGTCATATCAGGCGCCAAATGATGATGTCTGATAGGGCATATCACTATATTATACATGTTTACCAATAGAAACCAGAATGATTGACACTTTGACAGCACATATTAACGGAACAATGAACCTTGATGTTCTTCCTTCCAGTGCACTAACGAATTTGTACCTTCCCAGAACAAACTTAGCAACTTAGCATCACGCAGTTCAGATTTCCTGCAAAGCAGCCCCACTTGGAGCCTTCCCAGAACATCTGGAAGCATAATCATCAGCGAGGCCTGGGACGCGGTCCTTAAAGGGATGCATAAACTTCTGCAAAAAAATCCTCTCAGCCAACTTGGCTGTGTAGTAGTAGTCAACAGCAACATTCAGCAATCCCTTCTCTCTCAGAACCTTGAGCAGCCAATGCCGGGGCAACAACCGGCGCTCAAGGCTATACATAAACAGCGCTGGCCTTTGCACAATGTACGGTGCCTCCAGACCGATGTCCCTCATCAAGAAATGCATAACTCGCCGAATCTTTTCCTCAGTTAAGGGCAGAACAAGTGGCGCCTTCCTCACGATTACTAGCACTTGATCCTGTGAAAAGCCAAACTTCTGAAACAGTTCTAATTTCCTAGTGACATCCTCCTTGCTCATAAAAGCAACCAAAGCAAGTGCACGGCGGAACATCCGCGATCCCCGCTTCAGGCCTAACTCCTCCACCCACTCGGCGGCTTCCTGGAGAGACTTGGGGTTCATAATGAACAGCCGGCTGGAGTACAAATTCATACCGGGAATTTCACAGGCACCTATCCCACATTGCTGGAGGAAGGCCAAGTTGGGCTTGGCCACACCCTCGATGTCAACACTGAGGATACCGCGGTTCATCCTGAGGGCCTGCAGGAGCTTATTGAAGGAGCCAAAGACCTCAAGCCAGAAACCCACTGTGCGGCGCAGGGAGCTGCAGCGCGAGGTATAGAAGTAGGGGATGATGCGCGCGAGCTGGGGATGCGACAGGCCGAGGCCTCCGAGCTCGGCGACGCGAGGAGCGAGGGTCCTCTCCACTCTGGCGCAGAGGAACCGCGGGGCGCCGGCAACGAGTCTCGCGACGTCGGCGCGGGGGATGCCGAGGCCGGCGAGGAAGGCGAGGACGGCGTCGGGCTTGGAGGGGGACTTGAGGTGGGAGATCTTCTTGGACGCCTTGAGGGCCTGGGCTCGGGAGAGGCCGCAGGTGGCGACGAGATAGTCCTCGACGACGAAGGGTTTGGGGGAGATGGTGGATGCGGCGCTGGAGATAGCGCGATGGCGGTGGAGAAAGAAGAGCGGAGTAGCTTGCGAGGCCGGGAGGCGGGGTGGGGTTTGAAGGACAAGAGGAAAGATGCATCTCCGCAGGTGCCAgatcatggcggcggcggccggctaaACGGCTGCCAACAAAGTCGTTTTTTTAGCTGAACAAAGTCTTATTTCTTCAAGGCTTCGCTGGTCCAAGTGGGCTGGAGTCCGGAGCAATCGAAAACCTGGCCCATAGATTTAGGGGACCTGCATTAGGCCCAGTGTGTCTGAAACCGTATTAAAAGCCCACAAACGAGCGTGCAATTTAGGCGTAGGCTGACCA
It includes:
- the LOC101757182 gene encoding uncharacterized protein LOC101757182, whose product is MIWHLRRCIFPLVLQTPPRLPASQATPLFFLHRHRAISSAASTISPKPFVVEDYLVATCGLSRAQALKASKKISHLKSPSKPDAVLAFLAGLGIPRADVARLVAGAPRFLCARVERTLAPRVAELGGLGLSHPQLARIIPYFYTSRCSSLRRTVGFWLEVFGSFNKLLQALRMNRGILSVDIEGVAKPNLAFLQQCGIGACEIPGMNLYSSRLFIMNPKSLQEAAEWVEELGLKRGSRMFRRALALVAFMSKEDVTRKLELFQKFGFSQDQVLVIVRKAPLVLPLTEEKIRRVMHFLMRDIGLEAPYIVQRPALFMYSLERRLLPRHWLLKVLREKGLLNVAVDYYYTAKLAERIFLQKFMHPFKDRVPGLADDYASRCSGKAPSGAALQEI